The DNA segment GCTCGGGATAGGCTTCCTCGGGGATATGGCGGGCGACGACGTCCTCGACCACGCCTTGGCGCATGTCGTCGATGGTCTCGCGCACGCTCGCCTGGCGCATGAAGTCGCGGCGCTGCTCGAACACGACCTTGCGCTGATCGTTCATCACGTCGTCGTATTTGAGGATGTTCTTGCGGATGTCGAAATTGCGCGCCTCGACCTTGCCCTGCGCCTTCTCGACCGCCTTGTTGATCCAGGGATGGACGATCGCCTCGTCCTCCTTGAGGCCGAGCTTGGTCAGCATGCCGTCCATCCGGTCGGAACCGAAGATGCGCATCAGGTCGTCCTGCAGGGACAGGAAGAACTTCGAGCGGCCGGGGTCGCCCTGGCGGCCGGCGCGGCCGCGCAGCTGGTTGTCGATGCGCCGGCTCTCATGGCGCTCGGTGCCGACGATGTAGAGCCCGCCGGCCTTGAGCACGCGCTGCTTGAACTCACCCACCTCGGCGCGGATGGCGGCGGCCTTCGCGTCGCGCTCGGGACCCTCCTCCATGCCGGCGAGGTCGTGGGCGATGCGCATATCGGCATTGCCGCCGAGCTGGATGTCGGTGCCGCGGCCGGCCATGTTGGTGGCGATGGTGATCGCGCCCGGCACGCCGGCCTGGGCGACGATATAGGCCTCCTGCTCGTGGAAGCGGGCGTTCAGCACCGCGAAGGCCTTGAGCGTCTTGCCCTGCCGGGCCGCCGCGTAGACCGGCTCCAGCGCCGTCGGATCGGTGAAGTCGAGGAGCTTGTAGCCCTCCTTCTGCAGCATCTCGGCGATCAGCTCCGAGCGCTCGATCGAGGTGGTGCCGACGAGCAGCGGCTGGCCGTTGGCCTGCGCTGTCTGGATCTCGCGGATGACGCCGCGCACCTTCTCCTCGAACGTGCGGTAGACCTCGTCGTCCTCGTCCTTGCGGGCGACGGGAACGTTGGTCGGGATCTCGACGACCTCGAGCTTGTAGATCTGGAAGAACTCGTCGGCCTCGGTCGCCGCCGTGCCGGTCATGCCGGCGAGCTTGGCATAGAGGCGGAAATAGTTCTGGAAGGTGATCGAGGCGAGCGTCGCGTTCTCGGGCTGGACGGTGACGCGCTCCTTGGCCTCCAGCGCCTGGTGCAACCCTTCCGAATAGCGCCGGCCCGGCATCATGCGGCCGGTGAACTCGTCGATGATCACGACCTCGTCGTTGCGGACGATGTAGTCCTTGTCGCGGGTGAAGAGCGTGTGCGCCCTGAGCGCCTGGTTGACGTGGTGGACCAGCGTGACGTTGTGGGCGTCGTAGAGGTCGCCCTCGGTCAGGATGCCGGCCTCGCGCAAGAGCTCCTCGATATGCTCGTTGCCGGCTTCGGTCAGCGCGACCGTGCGCTGCTTCTCGTCGACCTCGTAGTCGGTGGGCACGAGGCCCGGCAGCACCTTGTCGATCGAGACATAGAGGTCCGACTTGTCGTCGAGCGGGCCGGAGATGATCAGCGGCGTGCGCGCCTCGTCGACCAGGATCGAGTCGACCTCGTCGACGATCGCGAAATGGTGGCCGCGCTGGCTCATCTGCGCGACGTCGTATTTCATGTTGTCGCGCAGATAGTCGAAGCCGAACTCGTTGTTGGTGCCGTAGGTGATGTCGCAGGCATAGGCGCGCTGGCGCTCCTCGTCGTCGAGGCCGTGCACGATGATGCCGACGGTCAGGCCGAGGAAGTTGTAGAGCTTGGCCATCCACTCGGCGTCGCGCCGGGCGAGGTAGTCGTTGACGGTGACGACATGGACGCCCTTGCCCTCGAGCGCGTTGAGATAGCTCGGCAGGGTCGCGACCAGCGTCTTGCCCTCGCCGGTCTTCATCTCGGCGATGGCGCCCTCGTGCAGCACCATGCCGCCGATCAGCTGGACGTCGTAGGGGCGCTGGCCGAGCACGCGCTTGGCCGCCTCGCGCACCGTGGCGAAGGCCGGCACCAGCAGGTCGTCGAGCTTCTTGCCGTCGGCGATCTCACGCCGGAACTCGGCGGTGCGCGCCTTCAGCGCCTCGTCGCTCAGCCCCGCGAGCTCCTTCTCGAGGGCGTTGATCGCGGCGACGCGGGGCTGATAGCCCTTGACGCGGCGGTCGTTCGACGAGCCGAAGAGTTTCTTTGCGAGCGCGCCAAGCATGTTGGGCCTTTCAGATGGTGTTCTGGAGCCGCGCTTCGCGCTCGGTCACGTGTCGCGCGCGAAGCGTAAGGCCCGGTATTCTTGAATTGCGACCGCGTGTTTAGACGCGTGCGCGGGCAGGGTCCAGCGCGCGTTTGCCCCCATCGGCGGCGAAACGGCAAGTGAATTCGGCTCCCGATGTGGGGTTTTTCCGGCCCGCTTCCAAGAGCCCGCGGCGAGATCGCGCGACGCAGCGGCATCGCGGCAGCACAAAGCCGCGTGATCGGCCGGCGGAATCGCTTGAGCCGCCTTGCCTTTGCCGCGTTCAACTGGCAGTGCAGCCGCCGGAACATCCGGATTTTCCGACGAAAGGCCGCCCTTCATGAACTCAGCCCGTTTCATCGCCATCCTCGGCCTTACGCTGCTGGCGGGCCCGGCCTTCGCCCAGGCGGACAAGGTCGTCGCCAGGGTCGACGGCGTCGCGATCACCGAGCAGGACATCAAGCTCGCCACCGAGGATCTCGGCGAGCGCCTCGCCCAGCTTCCCGAGGAGCGCAAGCGCGACGAGGTCATCAACTATCTTGTCGACCTCAAGCTCGGCGCCAAGGCGGCCGTCGCGGCGAAGATCGCCGACAGCCCCGATTTCGCCGCCCGCCTCGCCTATTACCGCGACAAGGTGCTGCTCGACGAATATCTGACCCGCGAGGGCAAGAAGGCCGTGACGCCCGAGGCGTCCCAGAAGCTCTACGACGACACCACCAAGGCGATGACGCCCGAGGAGGAGGTCCATGCCCGCCACATCCTGATCGAGGACGAGGCGCAGGCCAAGGCTGCGGCCGAGCGGCTGAAGAAGGGCGAGGACTTCGCCAAGCTCGCCGCCGAGCTCTCCAAGGACCCCGGCTCCGGCAAGGAGGGCGGCGATCTCGGCTGGTTCACCAAGGACCGCATGGTGCCGGAATTCGCCGAGGCCGCATTCAAGCTCAACAAGGGCGAGGTTTCCGAGCCGGTGAAGAGCCAGTTCGGCTGGCACATCATCAAGCTCGAGGACAAGCGCTCCAAGCCGCTGCCGGATTTCGCCGCGGTGAAGGCGCAGATCGACCAGTATCTCGAGCGCAAGGCCCAGCAGGACCTCGTCCTCGCCATGCGCGAGAAGGCCAAGATCGAGCGCCTCGACAAGCCGGCGGCGCCCGCCGCCCCGGCCCCGGACGCGGCCAAGCCGGCCGAGCCGAAGAAGAACTGAGCGCCTCGCTCCGGATCAGGCGAATTTTTAAGGGCGGCCCTTGCGGCCGCCCTGCTTGTTTTCGTCCCCGGCCTGCGGCAGAGGCTGCTGGATCAAGGCGCGCGGACCGGCGGGCGAACGATTCGCCGCCGCAAAGCCGTGCTCCGCAGGAGGAAGTCCCGATGGCCGGCAAGGATGTTCCCGTTTCCCCGCTCGCGCCCAAGCGCCAGCCCAGGATTCCAGCCGTGCCGGGCGTGCGCTTCGCCACCGCCGAGGCCGGCATCCGCTACAAGGGCCGCCAGGACGTCTGGTTCGCGCTGCTCGACGAGGGCACTGAGGCCGCCGGCGTCTTCACCCGCTCGAAATGCCCCTCCGCCCCGGTCGACTGGTGCCGCGAGAACCTGAAGCAGGGCTCGGCGCGGGCGATCGTCGTCAATTCCGGCAACGCCAACGCCTTTACCGGCATGAAGGGCCGCGAGGCGGTCGCGCTCACCGCCGAGATCGCCGCCAGGGCCGCCGCCTGCAAGCCGCAGGAGGTCTTCATCGCCTCGACCGGGGTGATCGGCGAGCCGCTCGACGCGACCAAGTTCAAAGGCGTGCTCGACGATTGCGCCTGGCGCGCCAAGGACGGCCCCTGGATCGACGCCGCCCGGGCGATCATGACCACCGACACCTTCCCGAAGGCGCTGACCCGCAAGGCGAAGATCGACGGCAAGGAGGTCGTCATCGCCGGCATCGCCAAGGGCGCCGGCATGATCGCGCCCGACATGGCGACGATGCTCTCCTTCGTCTTCACCGATGCTCCCGTGGCCGCGCCCGTCCTGCAGGCGCTGCTGTCGAAGGGCGTCAAGGGCTCGTTCAACGCGATGACGGTCGACAGCGACACCTCGACCTCGGACACGCTGATGCTGTTCGCCACGGGCAAGGCGCGCGCGCGGGGCGTTCCCGAGATCACCGAGGTCAATGACGCAAGGCTCTCCGGCTTCAAGCGGGCGCTGAATGCGATCCTGCTCGAGCTTGCCCATCTCGTCTGCAAGGACGGCGAGGGCGCGCGCAAATTCGTCGAGGTGCGCGTCACCGGCGCGGTCTCCGCCCGCTCGGCCAGGCGCGTCGCCTTCTCGATCGCCAATTCGCCGCTGGTCAAGACCGCCATCGCCGGCGAGGACGCCAATTGGGGCCGCGTCGTCATGGCCGTCGGCAAGGCCGGGGAGCCCGCCGACCGCGACCGGCTCGACATCGGCTTCGGCGACATCCTCGTGGCGCAGCAGGGCGCGCGCGCCGCGAGCTACGACGAGGAGGCGGTCTCCGCATACATGAAGGGCGACACCATCGTCATCACCGCCGATCTCGGGCTGGGGCGCGGCAAGGCCACGGTCTGGACCTGCGACCTGACCAAGGCCTATGTCGAGATCAATGGCGACTATCGCTCCTGACGGACAGCTGCCGGCCGGGCCGAGCAGCGGCTTCATCGCCGTCAACCTCATCGTCTGCTCCGTGCTCTGGGGCTCGAGCTATCTGTTCATCAAGCTGATGACGGGCGAGGTGCCGGCGCTGGCGATCGCGGCGAGCCGCGGCCTCCTGGGCGGCGCGACACTCGCGCTATGGAGCCTGGCGCGCGGGCACAGCCCCCTGCCGCGCCGGGGCGAGATCCTGCCCTGGATCGTGCTCGGCACCACCAATGGCTGGCTGCCGAACGTGCTGGTGAGCTACGCGCTGATCGAGCTTTCCAGCGGCCCGGCGGCGATGATCCAGGCGGCGAGCCCGCTGATCACGGCGCTCGCCGCTCATCTCGCCTTCGCCGAGGAGCGGCTGACGGGGCGCCGCCTCGGCGGCATCCTGCTCGGCTTCGCCGGCGTCGCCCTGCTGATCGGCCCGCGCCTGTTCGAGGGCGGCGGCACCGCGTTCAGCCTCGTCGCCATGTTCGGCTCGGCGCTGAGCTACGCCGCCGCCAACCTCTATGTCCGCACCCTGCCCGCCGCGGCCGGGAACCCCGCCCGGCTGGCGCTGGGCCAGCAGATGTTCTCCGGCGCCATCGCCACGACGCTGGCGCTGGCCGTGCTCGGCCCCGTAGCCTTCCGGCCGTTCGGCGGGCATCTGCCGGCCATGCTGGCGCTCGGCGTCTTCGCCACCGCGATCCCGGTCGTCGCCTTCATGCGCCTGATCCGGGCCGCCGGGCCGACGCGGGCGGCGATGACCGGCTATCTCGTGCCGACGGTGGCGGTCGTCCTCGGCGTCATCGTCCTGCACGAGAGACTCGCGTTGCACCAGCTTCTCGGCGGCTGCATCATCCTTACCGGCGTCTTCATGGTGACGATGGCGCCGCGCAGAACGGGGGCGGCATGAGGATCGGGATCGCTGTCTTGGCCGGTATCCTGTTGGCCGGCTGCGTCGAGCGCAAGCCTGCGAGCGTCGCCTTCTCGGCCGAGGAGGCCGCCTTCGTCAAGAAGACCGGGAGCGGAACCATCACCGGCCACGCCTTCCGCACCAAGCCGAGCGGCGCGGTCGTCAACGCGGCGGGCCAGGTCGTGCGCCTCGTCCCCACCACAACCTTCGCGCGCGAGCGCTTCGCCAATCTCTACGGCCAGCGGAAATACGTGCCCCACGGCGCCTATCCCCGCGACGATGCCATCGATCCCGCCTATGCCGAATACACCCGCACCACCAAGGCCGAGGCCAATGGCCGCTTCAGCTTCGACAAGGTCGCGCCCGGCAGCTATTTCCTCACCACCCAGGTGATCTGGGGCGACGAGGCCGCCTTCACCCGCGAGGGCGGCTCGGTCTATGACCTCGTCACGCTGACGGGCCGGGAAACCGAGCCCGTCCACGTCATCCTCTCCGGCAACTGAGTGATCCCGTGAAACTCGTCCTCGTCGTCGCCTGCGCCCTGATCGATGCCGACAACCGCATCCTCGTCAGCCAGCGCCCGGAAGGCAAGGCGCTGGCGGGCTTATGGGAATTTCCCGGCGGCAAGCTCGAGGCCGGCGAGCGGCCGGAGCCTGCCCTGATCCGCGAGCTCGCGGAAGAGCTCGGCATCACGGTGAAGGAGCCCTGCCTCGCCCCCCTCACCTTCGCGAGCCATGCTTATCCCGATTTCCACCTGCTGATGCCGCTCTATGTCTGCCGGCGCTGGGAGGGGACGCCCGCCTCGCGCGAGGGGCAGGCGCTGAAATGGATCCGCCCCGGCAAGCTGCGCGAGCTTTCGATGCCGCCCGCCGACGAGCCGCTCATCCCGGCGCTGATCGATCTCCTGGGGGCATAACCTCGGCAATGTCCTCGTCGCGGCCGAGCTGGAAGCGCTCGAAGCGCTGCAGCTCCTCCTCGATCGCGACCTTGAGCGCCGGGCTCTCGCAGCCCTCGCGCCAAGTCCATTGCTGGATCAGCAGCCGGCCCGCCGCCCGGTCGGCCTTGAGGTCGATGACCGCGACGACGCGCTCGCCCGCCATGACCGGCAGGCCGAAATAGCCATAGACGCGCTTCTCCTTCGGCAGATAGGCCTCGAAGACATGGGCGTAATCGAGGAAGAGCTTCGCCCGCCTGCGCTGGATCATCAGCGGATCGAAGGGCGAGAGGATGTGGATCAGCGTCCCGTCCGGCTCGGGCAGCGGCATGAGCGCGTCCGGATGCGCCCAGTGCGGCATCTTGCCGGCGCCCTCCACGGCGACGGGAACGAGCTCCTTGCGCCTGACGCGGGCGGCGATCAGCCCGGCCAGCTCGCGCTTGCGCGGCGCGTCGAGATGGCAGGCAGAATCGAGGCTGACGAGGCCTTGCGCCCTCAGCGCCCGGTCGAGCGTATAGGCGCTGACCTGCCGCTCGCTCGCGGGCGTCGGCTTCTTCTCCCACTGGAAATGGCGGTCGAACAGCTCATAGGTCTTGACCATGCCGGAGCGCGCCGCGATCGCGAGCTCCCCATCGTAGAAGGCGCGCTCCAGCAGGCCCTTGGACGGCTTCCGGCTGGCCCAGAGATGCGCCTTCTCGACCGGCTCCTCCGCGATGTCGCGGATCGTCAGCGCGCCGTCCCGGCGGATGCGGGTGAGGAGCTTGCGCGTCTCCTCGCGCGAGCCGACCGCCGACCAGCGCTTCGGCTCCTCGCGATGCGCCCTCATCGCCGGCAGGAAACAGCGGATGTCGCGGGTCGGGACATAGGCCAGCGCATGCGTCCAGTATTCGAAGACGCTCTTCCCGACCGATTGCAGATAGGCGAGATCGGCCCGGCGATAGGCCGGGATGCGGGCGTAGAGGATGTGGTGGTGGCAGCGCTCGATCACGTTGATCGTGTCGATCTGGACATAGCCGAGATGCTCGACCGCGGCACGCGCGGCTTCAGGCCCGGCGCCGAAGGGCTCGCGCCGGTCGAGCCGCTGGGCGCGGAGCCAGAGGCGGCGGGCCTGTGCGACGGAGAGGGGAAGCGGCTGGCGCGGCGGCATGACGCGCAGGCTAGCCGCCCGGACGCCATCGGTTAAGAGCCCGGACGCATCGCCGCTGACAGGGGCTGGCGGGAGCGTGCCCCGGCGCTTTCAGAATTCGCCGCTCAGGCCGAAGCGGGCGCCGCCGAAGCTGTTGCCGGTCAGGCTGACGCCGGCATTGATCGCGATGGGGATCGCCACGTCGAGCCGGTGCGCCACGGCGAAGCCCGCCGCCCATTCACCCTTGTAGACCGCGGTGTTGCCGGCCCAGCTCGTCTTGCCGGGGCGCGAGGGCAGCGGCGCGCCCGTCATCGCCATCGCGGCGGCGATACCCTGGCGGGCCTCGCGCCGGCTGTCGCGCGCGAAGGCTGCGACACCGTCGATGCGCTGGTCGAGGGCGCCGAGATCGACGGGGATCGCCGCGAGATTGCCGGCCGCATCGGTCGTCACGACCTGGGTCGGGCCGCTCTGCGCCGCGCGGCTTCCCGCCGAGGCGATGCCGGGCAGCGTATAGGTGCTGGCCGCCGTGCCGATCGCCACCTGCCGGGGACGGGTGGCGACGGCGCCGGCACCGATCGCGACGCTCTCGTCGCCGCTGGCCCGCGCCTGGGTGCCGATGGCGGCCGAGCGCCGGCCCTCGGCCCGGGCGCCATAGCCGGCGGCGAGCGCATCGTCGCCGCTGGCGGAGGCGGGCGCATGGCCGCCGGTGTTGTCGCCGGCGATGACGCCGTTCTGCTGGTCGAGCGCGGCGAGCGCATCGCCGACATTGGTGTAGACGCTGCCGCGCAGGGTGTAACTCGGCCCGGTAAAGCTGCCATTCGCATCGAAACCGGCGCCGCCGCCCAGGGCCGAGGCCGTGTTGTCGGCGACCGAGCGGAGCTGGCGCAGATTGACCGCATCGGTATCCTGGGTGCCGCCGGCGACATTGGTGATCTGGCGCTCGTTTCCGGCCGAGCCGACCGACAGCGCCCCTTGCGTCGAGGCGACGGCGACCCCGCTGAAGGCTTCCGCCGCCCCGGAAAGCCCGCCGCGCTGGGCGAGCGATCCGGCCCCCAGCGCGATGCCGCCCGCGGCCGAGGCCACGCTGTCGCGCCCGATCGCGACCCCGTCGGCCGCCGTGACCGCGCCACGCAGGCCGATCGCGACCGCGCCCGTCGCAGTGGCGGAGGTCGTGGCGCCGTTGCCGAAGGCAATGGCGTTCGCATCCCCCGCGCTCGCCTTCGCATTCGCCGTGCCGCCGAGCCCGGTGACCTCGCCGCCGCCGATGGCGATGCCGCCCGGCGCATCGACCGTGAGGCCGTCCACCTTGACATTGCAGTCGCCCGGCAGGCTGACGAGATTGCCGTTCTGGTCGCGCAGGGTCAGGCCGATGTTCTGGCCGCTCAGCGCATTGCGCAGGTTGACGTTCACATCCCCGACGATGCCGTTCAGCACCGGATCGAGCAGGCCTGCCAGGAGCCCCGACGCCACGCCCACCACCGGCTGGAGCACGGGAAGATCGACGCTGAGCCCGGTGCAGACATCGATCGAGGCGGATTGGGCCTTGGCCGCTCCGGGCAGAACGACGGCGACCAGGGCAAACAGAAGCGGACCGCGTGACATCGGCACCCCCAGAACGTCCCACAACGGGAAACACTGAACAGGGCGCAAGGATAAGTTGCATATGGTTGAGCAACCGTAAATGCGCAATCTGAAGTTGCATAAAGAACTTTGACCATGCCACCGTCCGTCATTCCGTGGCTTCGCAGAGATCGGGAGGCTCTAAGGCGCGACGATCAGCGCCCAGTAGACCTGATATTTCGAGCCGGGGGCATAGGCCGTGGCGATGCCCATGCGCCGGGCCTTCGCATCCTTCATGACGCGGTCGTGCTGGGGTGAATCCCGCCAGCCGGAAAAGGCTTCGGCGAGGCGCCGGTAGCCGGCCGAGAGATTGACCTCCGCTCCGGGCTGGCCCTCCCGGGCGAGCCGCGCCTTGACCGCGTCCGCCTGGGCCGGCTTGTCCGAGCCTGCCATGGCGGCTGCTTCACGCTCAGCCGCCGCGAC comes from the Bosea sp. (in: a-proteobacteria) genome and includes:
- the secA gene encoding preprotein translocase subunit SecA; its protein translation is MLGALAKKLFGSSNDRRVKGYQPRVAAINALEKELAGLSDEALKARTAEFRREIADGKKLDDLLVPAFATVREAAKRVLGQRPYDVQLIGGMVLHEGAIAEMKTGEGKTLVATLPSYLNALEGKGVHVVTVNDYLARRDAEWMAKLYNFLGLTVGIIVHGLDDEERQRAYACDITYGTNNEFGFDYLRDNMKYDVAQMSQRGHHFAIVDEVDSILVDEARTPLIISGPLDDKSDLYVSIDKVLPGLVPTDYEVDEKQRTVALTEAGNEHIEELLREAGILTEGDLYDAHNVTLVHHVNQALRAHTLFTRDKDYIVRNDEVVIIDEFTGRMMPGRRYSEGLHQALEAKERVTVQPENATLASITFQNYFRLYAKLAGMTGTAATEADEFFQIYKLEVVEIPTNVPVARKDEDDEVYRTFEEKVRGVIREIQTAQANGQPLLVGTTSIERSELIAEMLQKEGYKLLDFTDPTALEPVYAAARQGKTLKAFAVLNARFHEQEAYIVAQAGVPGAITIATNMAGRGTDIQLGGNADMRIAHDLAGMEEGPERDAKAAAIRAEVGEFKQRVLKAGGLYIVGTERHESRRIDNQLRGRAGRQGDPGRSKFFLSLQDDLMRIFGSDRMDGMLTKLGLKEDEAIVHPWINKAVEKAQGKVEARNFDIRKNILKYDDVMNDQRKVVFEQRRDFMRQASVRETIDDMRQGVVEDVVARHIPEEAYPEQWDTPGLKQEVLQHLNLDLPVDEWAKEEGIADSEIRERIRKLADEDYAARIQRNTDEVMTYVEKQVLLQSLDHLWREHLVTLDHLRQVIGWRGLAQRDPLQEYKQEAFELFDGLIGQLRQQVTGHLSRVEVRFDQPEDQAPMQAEDGAGSGFGGYGGGGVQLAAAEAETALLDRNPADPESWGKVGRNEPCPCGSGKKYKHCHGQFA
- a CDS encoding peptidylprolyl isomerase — its product is MNSARFIAILGLTLLAGPAFAQADKVVARVDGVAITEQDIKLATEDLGERLAQLPEERKRDEVINYLVDLKLGAKAAVAAKIADSPDFAARLAYYRDKVLLDEYLTREGKKAVTPEASQKLYDDTTKAMTPEEEVHARHILIEDEAQAKAAAERLKKGEDFAKLAAELSKDPGSGKEGGDLGWFTKDRMVPEFAEAAFKLNKGEVSEPVKSQFGWHIIKLEDKRSKPLPDFAAVKAQIDQYLERKAQQDLVLAMREKAKIERLDKPAAPAAPAPDAAKPAEPKKN
- the argJ gene encoding bifunctional glutamate N-acetyltransferase/amino-acid acetyltransferase ArgJ, encoding MAGKDVPVSPLAPKRQPRIPAVPGVRFATAEAGIRYKGRQDVWFALLDEGTEAAGVFTRSKCPSAPVDWCRENLKQGSARAIVVNSGNANAFTGMKGREAVALTAEIAARAAACKPQEVFIASTGVIGEPLDATKFKGVLDDCAWRAKDGPWIDAARAIMTTDTFPKALTRKAKIDGKEVVIAGIAKGAGMIAPDMATMLSFVFTDAPVAAPVLQALLSKGVKGSFNAMTVDSDTSTSDTLMLFATGKARARGVPEITEVNDARLSGFKRALNAILLELAHLVCKDGEGARKFVEVRVTGAVSARSARRVAFSIANSPLVKTAIAGEDANWGRVVMAVGKAGEPADRDRLDIGFGDILVAQQGARAASYDEEAVSAYMKGDTIVITADLGLGRGKATVWTCDLTKAYVEINGDYRS
- a CDS encoding DMT family transporter gives rise to the protein MATIAPDGQLPAGPSSGFIAVNLIVCSVLWGSSYLFIKLMTGEVPALAIAASRGLLGGATLALWSLARGHSPLPRRGEILPWIVLGTTNGWLPNVLVSYALIELSSGPAAMIQAASPLITALAAHLAFAEERLTGRRLGGILLGFAGVALLIGPRLFEGGGTAFSLVAMFGSALSYAAANLYVRTLPAAAGNPARLALGQQMFSGAIATTLALAVLGPVAFRPFGGHLPAMLALGVFATAIPVVAFMRLIRAAGPTRAAMTGYLVPTVAVVLGVIVLHERLALHQLLGGCIILTGVFMVTMAPRRTGAA
- a CDS encoding carboxypeptidase regulatory-like domain-containing protein, translating into MAGILLAGCVERKPASVAFSAEEAAFVKKTGSGTITGHAFRTKPSGAVVNAAGQVVRLVPTTTFARERFANLYGQRKYVPHGAYPRDDAIDPAYAEYTRTTKAEANGRFSFDKVAPGSYFLTTQVIWGDEAAFTREGGSVYDLVTLTGRETEPVHVILSGN
- the mutT gene encoding 8-oxo-dGTP diphosphatase MutT codes for the protein MSDPVKLVLVVACALIDADNRILVSQRPEGKALAGLWEFPGGKLEAGERPEPALIRELAEELGITVKEPCLAPLTFASHAYPDFHLLMPLYVCRRWEGTPASREGQALKWIRPGKLRELSMPPADEPLIPALIDLLGA
- a CDS encoding crosslink repair DNA glycosylase YcaQ family protein translates to MPPRQPLPLSVAQARRLWLRAQRLDRREPFGAGPEAARAAVEHLGYVQIDTINVIERCHHHILYARIPAYRRADLAYLQSVGKSVFEYWTHALAYVPTRDIRCFLPAMRAHREEPKRWSAVGSREETRKLLTRIRRDGALTIRDIAEEPVEKAHLWASRKPSKGLLERAFYDGELAIAARSGMVKTYELFDRHFQWEKKPTPASERQVSAYTLDRALRAQGLVSLDSACHLDAPRKRELAGLIAARVRRKELVPVAVEGAGKMPHWAHPDALMPLPEPDGTLIHILSPFDPLMIQRRRAKLFLDYAHVFEAYLPKEKRVYGYFGLPVMAGERVVAVIDLKADRAAGRLLIQQWTWREGCESPALKVAIEEELQRFERFQLGRDEDIAEVMPPGDRSAPG
- a CDS encoding CAP domain-containing protein, which gives rise to MPNLPRRAMTCPAALAGALALLGIAGCAEPQRERQPAFYRDLASASAKVDAGEARAMISAYRLNAGLGPLVLDPVLVAAAEREAAAMAGSDKPAQADAVKARLAREGQPGAEVNLSAGYRRLAEAFSGWRDSPQHDRVMKDAKARRMGIATAYAPGSKYQVYWALIVAP